AGATTCATTTTTTCAGCAATATTATCCAGCGTCAAAGGTTTCCTCAAGACTACATTCCTAGCCGCTGGTAGCGAAAGTGGTTCATGGCTCTCTACGTGCACCTCTACCCTTCTATCAAGTACCCGCCTAAACCAATGGTCTTTTTCTTTTTCAGACCGCATTTCCCCTCTAGCCATTACTTGTATTTTTTCTTCTGGTACACCCAAATCAATTAAATAAGCTTTGGCTGCATTTCCTCTTTTCTGGCAAAGTGCCACATTACCTTTTTCAGAACCATGGTGATCAGAATACGACAATAGATTGATTTTCTTATATGGTTCATCTTTGACCGCTGCATAGAAATCATTGAGTGCTTGCTTCGACTGCAATCGCAGCGTATAATCTCCATAATCAAAATACAAATGCTCTACATTGTCGACTGATTCATATATTTTGGCTGGTTTCGCTTGAGCCACTACAGTATTTCTACTTTTAGTTCTCTCCGCACGATTGGATCTCGCAGATTCTAAGTTCGAGGCCACAGATCCTCCTTCCACCGCGCTAGAATTGAACAGTTTTCTTAAATCTTTTTTCTTGGTTATCACCGGTTGAAACAAAGCATATCCTTCATAATCTTCCGCTCTAAAGGTGACCAGGTCAATGGCGCCAACATCCCTATACCTCGATACTATTTGAGCATCCACCATCAACTCTCCAGCAAATAACAGCGATAGGAATAACCTCTCATTGGGTACAGAAAACTTATACAAATCCAACACCTCTTTGGTTTCTCTATTGGAAGATAGATACCCTGTTGAATCACCAATAAAGAAATAAGTATCGTCCCAGGTAGAATTGAAAGGAAACCCAATATTGAACAAGTCAGGACTAAAAAACGAATGCCCCTTGGCGCCAAAAATATCATACCCCCCATAGCCTACATGTCCGTTACTACTAAAGAGCAAACTTTCATGAGCAGAAGAATAGTATGGTGTAATTTCATTCTCACGAGTGTTGATCACCTTACCCATATTGATCGCAGGTAACCACGACTCTCCGTCATCGCCTCGCAGGCTCATCCAAATATCACTACCCCCTTGACCACCAGGCCGGTCTGAAGAAAAGAAAAGCGTATCCCCAGTTATAGACAATGAAGGATGTTTATTTTCTGAGTTTGGTTCGTTGATGAATTCATTGAGTTCAACGGGATCAGACCATTTTTCATCAACCAAGGCGCTGAATTTGATCTTGCAACCAGCATTCTTTTCATTTTCACAAGAAGTGTAATAGAACTTGTCTCCAGAAGCATTAAATGTGCCTGATCCTTCAGACCATTTGGTATTCAATTTGTCAAACCTGTGCTTGTTACTGATGTTATGGTAGCTGCCATTTTCACGAACTTCATACATCATCATGTCAGGCAAAAGTCCACTGTACTGACTCCCCTGATATTGTTCACCTGAAAGGTTTCTTGATGTAGCGAAAACCAAATGTCCATCTGCCGGATTTTCGGTAGCGCCATAGTCATGAAAATTACTATTCAACTTTTTGATATACTCGACTTGATAATGCCTGTCCTGTTGTTGTTCTCTTTTCGCGATCAAACATCCCTCTCTTTGCCTATTGGCTAACTCCAACAATTCAGGATCTATGTCTGTAATTTTGGCCAGCTCCTGATAAATAGAATCTGCCAGATCAAACTTACTCTCTAGTTTGTTGAGCGTCGCATACTTATAAATAGATTTCGTTTGGTAATCATGGCCAGTTTGCTCGCTTAACTTCTTAAAGCCTTTCATCGCCTTTTCGTACTGTAGCGTTTGTTCGTAGCAAACGGCCAATTGATATCCAGCGTAGTAATTCTTTTTACTTATAGCATATGCTTTATCGTAATAAGGAATGGCTTCTAAAAATCTGTTTTTATCAAACTGCTCATCACCCAGCTCAATGTATTTTGGCACAGATTGGGCCAATGCATTCATTGAGAATATAAGAAAGAGCGCTACTGAATGTATAATTTTCATTTAGAACATGGGATTGGACAGTCTCCTATACGATTTATGTAATTCAAAACTATACCCTAAAGATATCTCGTAGGCAGATACGTTGCCATTTATTTGTTCATTAAGTCCCTGATTCGTGGCATTCATATCCACACTAAAGCCAACTTTGATCTGTTCAACCTTTAGGCCTATTAAAACGATAAAAGAATCGTTTACACGGTACCATCCCCCTGTCTGCAGTTCTACACCCAGATTAGATTTCGATGAGCTAACAAATGTAGAAATATACATACCTAGATTCATCTGGGTGCTACCATTCGAATTGAGCACATAGGCTGATGGGTGCCCGTAGAACCTCGCTCCCAGGGGAAACTGAAATACCGCAAAAGCTTTGTAAAGCATGGCCTTTCTGGCATCAAAATCTTCAATGGAACCAATCTTTGGTCGGTTCAAATTATCAGCACTGATACCCGCAGAAAACGCATAGTCCCTGATTTTGTAATCGTCATTATCATAAGTGGTGTATAGCGCACCAAAATTGATTACAGGATACCACACTGGGTCAAATACGATGCCCTCACCTGCCAGGCTACCATCATAGCCACCATCCAAATACTGATTGAACTGTGAGCCCCATCGATAACCATCACCAGAAATGTTTTGTTGGGCATATCCGGCTTGTACCCCAAATACCAATAGCTGATTTCTCAATTCAGATAAATTCACCACATACGAAAAGTTGCCAATAACTTTTTGATTTCTATAAGCTCCTTGATAACCTCTACTCTCCCTGAAGAAGGTAACACCAACGCTACCAAAGTACTCTTCCCTCGTGGTAACTCTTCTCAGTGGGTAACTGAAAGACCCTTGCATAAGCTCGACATAACTTTCCGTATCTGGATTGCCAGCTCGCTTATAATTAGAATTAAAATTGATCGTAGTGATTGTACCGGGAAACGCAGGGTTCATAAGTGCCCCGCTCGCAAAATATTGAGAAAACTGACCTTCCTGACCGAAGGCAGCAAAGGAATAAATAAAGGATATGAGAAGTAGCGCTTTCTTCATTGTCATTTGACTAATAACACAGATCCAAGTTTACTAAAATGCTGTGTCTGTTCTCTTTCACCGTTAACAAAATACTTATCACTCACATCCTCACTGATATCATAAGTGATACTTACATTATAATAGTATACACCTTCAGGAGCTTGTTGACCACTTTTCAGATTTCCATCCCAACCCAAATCATCTAGATTAAGGTCTTCGCCAGTAAGCGTTGCCGTATACACTTCTCGGTTGAATGAATCAAAAATCAGAAAAGAAATGGAGCTGACTACTACTCCACCTACAAAAGGTCTAAATATGGTATTGTCACTGAGAAAGGCACCAGGTGAAAATACATTAGGAAGATACACTTCGGGTTCGGTGAGCACAGGAGACAAACCAAGTGCAAACCTTGTGGGCGAAGAAGTAATCCAAATCTTATTAGCGGTTTGAATAGTACCTTCTTCTGGAACAGCGGTTCCGATATTGTTATTGGTTGAAGCCACTGTTCGAAGTGCACTAAACACAGAATCTCCTTTTGCAAATTTTTGTAAGGTAGCATCGTATTCTCGGGCATTGATGAAATTGGGAGAATTAGTAAAGTCAACTCCTGAATAACTAACTGAAACTGTTAACTCCGCACTATCTGTCAAAGACTGAATAGACCATTCTACTTGAGGAGCTAGGCCCATCGTATGCTCATCTGTTTGTAAACTATCTGGGTTGGGCTGTCTACACTCTACCTTCAGTGTTACACCAGGTGTGCTACTATTGACCGCTACGTAATTAGGACTACCATTAATCCCCATTGGAAACACAGTAGCTTCCGTATCACTAGTAACTGCGAGCATTTTGCCTTCCACGTAAGATGGAGTTGACACTTCATTAGATGGTTTAACACTGATTTTTCCTTGAACAAGAAAGGTCTCCTGATTGGTTGCGTTCAATATTCCTTTCTCAATATTTAATCCAGATTGCACCAAAATGAAATTTGGAGGCAATGTTATTTTGCCTACCGTATTTAAACTCAGTTCATTAATGAATATAGAATCTGCACTACTCACCAGAGTCACTTCATCAATAACATTTCTATCTTCTACGTCGAGAAAACTTAAGTCACCCAAGTGCTTGTTGTTAACAAAATTTAATTCCCCACTTTCTACTGAAGCAATGGTTCCATTGTTAGTTAAAGTTCCATTGAAAGTGGCATCAGAGGCAAAGGCCATCGTTTGATCATTGATAATAATACCCTCAAATGTGGTTTCTCCTCCAAACAAGGATTCATTGGTAGTGTTGAAATCATTTTCCAAAATAGCTGTGCCCGTAATGGCGAACTTGCCACCGTTAGTTAGAATAACCGATGAATTAAAATTTCCATCAATTACGGTTTCGGATCCATCAGGATTGAGCAGCGTGCCGTCGAGTGTCACATCACCCAGCACGCCTAAAACTCCTCCAGTATTATCCAATAATCCATTAATTTGAAGATTGGATTCCAGGTTAAAGCTGCTGTTATTATCAATTGTTCCGTTGAGCACCGAAGTCTCTCCTCCTGTTATAAAAAAATCACCATCATTCGTAATCGTTCCGGCCAATGAAGCATTACCTCTTACTCCGAGTGTTGATTCTGTAGCACTATTTACAACTGAGGCTGCACCAAAGGCAGCATCACCTCTCACAACAAAATTTCCACTATTATCTACTGGACCAACGATCTGAGCATCTTCTTGAATGATGGCATTTCCTTCATTCGTAACTGTACCATTCAATGTAGCGCTACCTCCGATGTAAAAAGTCGAATTACCTTCAACATTCAATGTAGTAGATGAGCCAAGCAGTGTGGTTTGGGCAAAACCAAATCCTGGAAGAAAGATTAATATGTAGATGAAAAAGTATTTCATATTTTTAATCTACGTAGTCCATAGTGTAAGTAATACGTGCTCCAGAGAAATCGGCAGTAGGCCCTACACTTGTTGGTATTTCGATATAAATAAAGTAGTTGTTCGAACTATTGTCGATTACCTTTCCTACAGAGGCACCTATATTAAAACCTGCAATACCAGTTGTCCCATCAGGGATAATTACGGTATCATCAAAAGTAACCGCCGTTGAATACGATTTCGCAACAAAATGAGCTGTAGCATCATGTCCAGCTTGATTTCGACCAAAGATTTCAACCGCTTGAATAACAGCTCCATCAGGTAAATTTACAGGTGCCGAAATTTCTGCACCCAATTCTGATGCAGCAGATTTTACAAAAATTGAGCTACCTGCATTTGACTCGAGGACGTTATCTCCAGTCCCACTTTGCCTAGTCAAATTAAATGCAATTGGGGGAATCCCATAGTATTTAGTGACTGGACTATTGTACTTATAGGCATTAGCATTTACTTCTCCTACATCATCAATTCGCAATCCTTCAATCAATGACCCACTCATTTTCACACTCATTACCAATTCTGAAGCTTCTACTCCAACTGTATTATTGGTAAATCTTGTTTCTATTTTACCTATCTCTGTCTGAACAGCTGAACTATTCGCTCCATCAAAAACAATATTACCTCCAGTACCATTCGACCCATTATCATTATACACGTGCATGGTGGGTGCATTAGTTGGAGATCCCCTTCTGATCGAAAATTCATTTCCATTTACAGAAATTTCAGTGGATGTGGTAAGTGAGCCACCCAATTCTATATTGCTACCATTTACATTTAATCCATTTGCCGCTCCAGTAATGCTTCCACCACCACCAAGCGGCTGCCAGGCACCTAATACCCTTCCTTCAAAACCTTCAGACCCACCTTCAGTACTGTATCTAATCATACCGTCCATCGGAGCAATGATTCCGCTTCGTTCTATATCATTTCCTCGTGGTAATACCAAAGCAGTATTGGCATCCATTTGAATATGACCTGGATTGCCTATACCTGTACCAGGTGCTAAAATCAAATTACCTCCATTAAAACCAGAATCTCCATCTCCTGCTCTAACCGATAGATTATTTCCTACAGTTCCGGAAGCTCCTTCGACAAATATGTCATGGTCAACACCTGAAGAATAAATGGTCCCAGCATGCATATATGCATCACCCTGTAAATCTATTAACCCATCAAAGCCAATCCCATCTCCAAAACCTGGTTGCAAGACCACATTGCCCCCATCTGCTCCACTACCACCTGCAGCATCTCCTGATTGCAGATGAAGAACTCCGCCCTGCCCACTAGAAGGTGGTAATACTTGTATAACACCCGATGCATCTCCGTCAAAAGTGATAGGGGTATTAATATTTGAAAACGAAGATGAGCCTAGGCCAGTCCATACACTACCGTTATAACCTTCAAATTGAGAATCATCAAAATTAAACCTCAGCATACCCGAAACTGGAGATGCAATGGCATCTCTTTCAATACTAGAACCTGCTGGTAGTACAATAGCTTCATTAGAATTGAATGCAACCATTTCATCAAATTCAGCAGAGCCATCATTGTAAAGTGTCAAAGATGATTGAATATCATTAGCAAGGTCCAATACTCCATCAGCAGGTCCTGAAGGGGTATGATGGAAGGAAATTTGTCCATTTTCGAAGAAAATGAAACTACCCTGAGCACCTGAATTTCTTAACAGGTCATTATCAGTAACATTTGTCTTATCGGCATAAAGATCAGAACCAATAAAATCACCATTGACAGTTGCTGTGGCATTCTCAAAATGAGATAGCCCTATGGATTGGTCCACTTGGAGGGAAGACTTAGGAATCACTGTCCCGATACCAACATTCCCAGCTGCATAATTGATGTCACCAGCATTATCCGCCCATAAGCTAGCTCCTGCAATATCACTTGTCAAAGCAATTTGTCCACTTGCATCAGGCAAAGAGTACAGTTGAGCTGCTGTCAATGCACTTAATTCGAAAGCAGCAGTATTGCCGGTTCCTTCATCCTCCAAGGCAAAAACATTATCAACCTGCGTTAAGCTAGATCCAGTAATGGCACCTCCGGTCACATTAATATTAGAAAAGTTAGATTGTGCACTAAAGTCAGCAATGGCGTCTACATCCAGCTGACCTGCTCCATCTACAATTAAGTCTGTACCTGCACCTGTAGTAACATTGGTAGAAGCTGAAAGTACTCCGCCTAAATCAATATTTGACCCAGAAACTGTCACGCCGTTTCCACTAGATAAAGTAGCGCCATCCACCGCGTTTTCAAGATCCTGCAAGGCTGTTTTGATATTAGTACTAGGTGTAATAATTCCATTAGTGAATGTGCCCAAGTCTGTTGTACCGGCTGACAATCCATTCAAAACATTCAAATTATTCACTTCAGACCCTACTTGTAACGTGGCAGATAAATGTGGTTGATTGTCAGTTATCAGTGGGTGCGAAACTAATCCAATATCCTTACTTTCAGCTGTGGCAGCAGCCACGTCCGCAGCCGTTTCACTTGACACATTAGTCACATTAGTGGCCACAACATTTGTTAACTGAGAGCCATCAACAACTGGCAGTCTTGACGTACCATCTAACTGAACAATTTGATTGGGGCCTACGCCTACATTTACATTTAATGCCGTAGCATCGCCATCTCCTAGCACTGTGGTTCCATCGGAGTTGACTGGAGTGATTGGTAAATTAGTTAACTGCGAACCATCTACATTAGGTAATCTAGAAGATGCATCCAATTGAACAATCTGATTCGGGCCTACACCTACATTTACATTTAGTGCTGTAGCATCGCCATCTCCTAGAACCGTAGTTCCATCGGAGTTGACTGGAGTTGTTGGTAGATTGGTAAGTTGTGAACCATCTACATTAGGTAATCTAGACGTTCCGTCTAATTGAACAATTTGATTGGGGCCAATACCCACATTTACATTTAGCGCTGTAGCATCACCATCACCCAGAACGGTAGTTCCGTCAGAATTAACCGGAGTTGTTGGTAGATTGGTAAGTTGCGAACCATCTACATTAGGTAGTCTAGAAGATGCATCCAATTG
The sequence above is drawn from the Reichenbachiella sp. genome and encodes:
- a CDS encoding OmpA family protein, with protein sequence MKIIHSVALFLIFSMNALAQSVPKYIELGDEQFDKNRFLEAIPYYDKAYAISKKNYYAGYQLAVCYEQTLQYEKAMKGFKKLSEQTGHDYQTKSIYKYATLNKLESKFDLADSIYQELAKITDIDPELLELANRQREGCLIAKREQQQDRHYQVEYIKKLNSNFHDYGATENPADGHLVFATSRNLSGEQYQGSQYSGLLPDMMMYEVRENGSYHNISNKHRFDKLNTKWSEGSGTFNASGDKFYYTSCENEKNAGCKIKFSALVDEKWSDPVELNEFINEPNSENKHPSLSITGDTLFFSSDRPGGQGGSDIWMSLRGDDGESWLPAINMGKVINTRENEITPYYSSAHESLLFSSNGHVGYGGYDIFGAKGHSFFSPDLFNIGFPFNSTWDDTYFFIGDSTGYLSSNRETKEVLDLYKFSVPNERLFLSLLFAGELMVDAQIVSRYRDVGAIDLVTFRAEDYEGYALFQPVITKKKDLRKLFNSSAVEGGSVASNLESARSNRAERTKSRNTVVAQAKPAKIYESVDNVEHLYFDYGDYTLRLQSKQALNDFYAAVKDEPYKKINLLSYSDHHGSEKGNVALCQKRGNAAKAYLIDLGVPEEKIQVMARGEMRSEKEKDHWFRRVLDRRVEVHVESHEPLSLPAARNVVLRKPLTLDNIAEKMNLDPKDVHRWNGTTKKVITPGHSVRLYIPNSTIVDPKFFITEENIWEVFD
- a CDS encoding PorP/SprF family type IX secretion system membrane protein; translated protein: MKKALLLISFIYSFAAFGQEGQFSQYFASGALMNPAFPGTITTINFNSNYKRAGNPDTESYVELMQGSFSYPLRRVTTREEYFGSVGVTFFRESRGYQGAYRNQKVIGNFSYVVNLSELRNQLLVFGVQAGYAQQNISGDGYRWGSQFNQYLDGGYDGSLAGEGIVFDPVWYPVINFGALYTTYDNDDYKIRDYAFSAGISADNLNRPKIGSIEDFDARKAMLYKAFAVFQFPLGARFYGHPSAYVLNSNGSTQMNLGMYISTFVSSSKSNLGVELQTGGWYRVNDSFIVLIGLKVEQIKVGFSVDMNATNQGLNEQINGNVSAYEISLGYSFELHKSYRRLSNPMF